A genomic stretch from Helianthus annuus cultivar XRQ/B chromosome 1, HanXRQr2.0-SUNRISE, whole genome shotgun sequence includes:
- the LOC110879808 gene encoding uncharacterized protein LOC110879808: protein MSSSSSKRRKSKKGSTSTAMSQKDCMKFMAKQFAKVLPDIVSKIQTDSPHGSVDSKADKPKPTFQFKQFMACKPLEFTGKNGATAMMNWFDAIELTFLQSGCPDELRTLNATGVFREKALEWWTTERNKRGNEVAHAMPWDDLKQLMKDHFCPPHELQKLENEFWNLTQKGSDMDGLITRFKQLSVLCPGQVETVPKSVAKFVRCVAPPLINHLASANPQTIEDAFRIATELNNNCVIHGTYDKVSTKNARQATTETTTVEPSPSQSSKKNQGKKRKASSQNCAVVTPPNPQPLQALAAVAPANTEPPKQGYVGTHPKCTTYLFHHPANVPCRKCANCQRYGHFANRCRNFPQASNAPVRACYKCGDLNHLANVCPQRYQPQQQQQLQQPQQPPHQQQQAQQPARGRAFSITAAQAQNANDVITGTFLVNHIYASCLFDTGADKSFVSLEFEQLLKCKRSKLPKSFAVEVANGKSVTVDSVLPNCSLILNDHTFSINLIPMQMVDVSIVMYIIAKQKN, encoded by the coding sequence ATGTCGTCTAGCTCCTCCAAGAGACGcaagtcaaagaagggttcgactTCCACCGCCATGTCTCAAAAAGATTGCATGAAATTTATGGCCAAGCAATTTGCTAAAGTCCTACCCGACATCGTTAGCAAGATTCAAACCGATTCACCGCATGGCTCTGTTGACTCAAAGGCAGACAAACCTAAACCGACCTTCCAGTTTaagcaattcatggcttgtaaacccttagaatttactggcaagaatggcgctaccgccatgatgaactggtttgatgccatcgagcttaccttcttgcaaagtggttgccctgacgaactaagaaccttgaatgcaactggggtgtttcgtgaaaaggcactcgaGTGGTGGACGACCGAACGTAACAAAAGAGGAAACGAGGTCGCACATGCTATGCcttgggacgatctcaaacagcttatgaaagaccacttctgtcctcctcatgaactccaaaaattggagaacgaattttggaaccttactcagaaggggagtgacatggatggccTGATTACGCGCTTCAAACAACTCAGTGTTCTTTGTCCTGGACAAGTCGAGACCGTTCCCAAATCCGTAGCCAAATTCGTCCGTTGTGTTGCACCTCCCCTGATAAACCACCTTGCCTCTGCTAATCCCCAAACCATTGAAGATGCTTTTCGTATAGCCACGGAACTTAACAACAACTGCGTTATCCATGGAACCTATGATAAAGTTTCAACGAAGAATGCACGCCAAGCTACCACTGAAACTACCACTGTTGAGCCCTCACCCTCACAATCGTCCAAGaaaaaccaaggcaagaagcggaaggcttcgagccaaaattgtgcggtcgtcactccgccaaaccctcAACCCTTACAAGCCTTAGCCGCCGTTGCACCCGCAAACACCGAACCACCAAAACAAGGTTATGTTGGAACTCATCCCAAATGCACCACCTATCTGTTTCATCATCCTGCTAACGTACCCTGTCGCAAATGTGCCAACTGTCAAAGGTATGGTCATTTTGCTAACCGATGCCGAAACTTCCCGCAAGCTTCAAATGCCCCTGTGCGAGCATGCTATAAGTGCGGCGACCTCAATCATCTCGCCAATGTTTGTCCCCAACGCTATCAAcctcaacaacagcagcaactacagcaaccgcaacaaccaccACATCAGCAACAACAAGCTCAGCAACCTGCTAGAGGCCGAGCTTTTTCCATCACCGCTGCTCAGGCTCAAAACGCAAAcgacgtcattaccggtacgtttcttgtgaacCATATTTACGCTTCTTGTCTATTTGATACCGgcgccgataagagttttgtgtcgctAGAATTCGAGCAATTGCttaagtgtaaacgctctaagttgccaaaatctttcgctgtcgaagtcgcTAATGGTAAATCCGTCACTGTTGATTCCGTTCTTCCCAATTGTTCCTTGATTCTCAACGATCATACGTTTTCGATCAACcttatacctatgcaaatgg